From Pseudomonas alcaligenes, a single genomic window includes:
- a CDS encoding methyl-accepting chemotaxis protein → MKKFNAGNLLAGVRSNTLIAGLFIVLIVSIVLLFANFAYLNTQSNYDKEYISHAGELRVLSQRIAKNATEAATGKAAAFPLLKEARNGFEQRWGYLTKGDESTGLPVAPESVKAQMDDVQKDWDSLRQNSDAILASEQTVLSLHQVAATLAETIPQLQVEYEEVVDILLQSGAPAAQVSVAQRQSLLAERILGSVNKVLAGDEDSVQAADMFGRDASLFGRVLKAMIEGNQAMEISKVTDTEALERLAEISELFQFVSGSVDEILETSPELFQVRESASTIFTGSQTLLDKASGLTSNFEDLAAGRYFNTLAGYVLGAIALASIILIGLVMVRETNRRLASTAEKNERNQAAILRLLDEIADLADGDLTVAATVTEDFTGAIADSINYSIDQLRDLVATINSTAVQVAAAAQETQATAMHLAEASEHQAQEIAGASAAINEMAVSIDQVSANAAESSAVAERSVAIANKGNEVVHNTITGMDNIREQIQDTSKRIKRLGESSQEIGDIVSLINDIADQTNILALNAAIQASMAGDAGRGFAVVADEVQRLAERSSAATKQIEALVKTIQTDTNEAVISMEQTTSEVVRGARLAQDAGVALEEIEKVSKTLAALIQNISNAARQQASSAGHISNTMNVIQEITSQTSAGTTATAKSIGNLAKMASEMRRSVSGFTLPEGQA, encoded by the coding sequence ATGAAAAAATTCAATGCAGGCAATCTGTTGGCGGGTGTGCGCAGTAACACACTGATCGCAGGGCTGTTTATCGTCCTGATCGTGTCGATCGTGTTGTTGTTCGCCAACTTCGCCTACCTCAACACCCAGTCCAACTATGACAAGGAATACATCAGCCACGCCGGTGAGCTGCGTGTTCTGTCCCAGCGGATTGCGAAGAACGCCACCGAAGCCGCGACCGGCAAGGCAGCTGCCTTCCCGCTGCTGAAAGAGGCGCGCAACGGCTTCGAACAGCGCTGGGGCTACCTGACCAAGGGCGACGAAAGCACCGGCCTGCCGGTTGCGCCGGAGTCGGTCAAGGCGCAGATGGACGACGTGCAGAAGGACTGGGACAGCCTGCGGCAGAACTCCGACGCCATTCTGGCCAGTGAGCAGACCGTACTCTCGCTGCACCAGGTAGCCGCCACCCTGGCCGAAACCATTCCGCAGCTGCAGGTCGAGTACGAGGAAGTCGTCGACATCCTCCTGCAGTCCGGCGCACCGGCCGCCCAGGTCTCGGTTGCCCAGCGCCAGTCGCTGCTCGCCGAACGTATCCTCGGCTCGGTGAACAAGGTACTGGCCGGTGACGAAGACTCGGTACAGGCCGCCGACATGTTCGGCCGCGATGCCAGCCTGTTCGGTCGCGTACTCAAGGCGATGATCGAAGGCAACCAGGCCATGGAGATCTCCAAGGTCACCGACACCGAGGCGCTGGAGCGTCTGGCCGAGATTTCCGAACTGTTCCAGTTCGTATCCGGTTCGGTGGACGAGATCCTCGAGACCTCGCCGGAACTGTTCCAGGTGCGTGAATCCGCCAGCACCATCTTCACCGGTTCGCAGACCCTGCTGGACAAGGCCTCCGGCCTGACCAGCAACTTCGAGGATCTGGCTGCCGGCCGTTACTTCAACACCCTGGCCGGTTATGTGCTGGGTGCCATCGCTCTGGCCTCGATCATCCTGATCGGCCTGGTCATGGTGCGTGAGACCAACCGCCGACTGGCCTCCACCGCCGAGAAAAACGAACGTAACCAGGCGGCGATTCTGCGACTGCTCGACGAAATCGCCGACCTCGCCGACGGTGACCTGACCGTAGCCGCGACGGTAACCGAGGACTTCACCGGTGCGATCGCCGACTCCATCAACTACTCCATCGACCAGCTGCGCGACCTGGTAGCGACGATCAACTCGACCGCCGTCCAGGTGGCCGCCGCTGCCCAGGAAACCCAGGCCACTGCAATGCACCTGGCCGAGGCTTCCGAGCACCAGGCTCAGGAAATCGCCGGTGCTTCCGCGGCGATCAACGAAATGGCCGTGTCGATTGACCAGGTATCGGCGAACGCCGCGGAATCCTCCGCGGTAGCGGAACGTTCCGTAGCCATCGCCAACAAGGGTAACGAAGTCGTACACAACACCATCACCGGCATGGATAACATCCGTGAGCAGATCCAGGACACCTCGAAGCGGATCAAACGCCTCGGTGAATCGTCCCAGGAGATCGGTGACATCGTTAGCCTGATTAACGACATTGCCGACCAGACCAACATCCTCGCACTGAACGCCGCGATTCAGGCCTCCATGGCCGGTGACGCGGGTCGCGGCTTCGCCGTGGTAGCGGACGAGGTACAACGCCTCGCAGAACGTTCCTCGGCGGCAACCAAGCAGATCGAGGCGCTGGTTAAGACCATTCAGACCGACACCAACGAAGCGGTTATCTCCATGGAGCAGACCACTTCCGAAGTAGTGCGCGGTGCCCGCCTGGCGCAGGACGCCGGTGTGGCCCTGGAAGAGATCGAGAAGGTATCCAAGACCCTCGCGGCCCTTATCCAGAACATCTCCAACGCCGCCCGTCAGCAGGCTTCGTCGGCTGGCCACATTTCCAACACCATGAACGTGATTCAGGAAATTACCTCGCAGACCTCCGCAGGTACCACCGCTACCGCCAAGAGCATTGGTAACCTGGCCAAGATGGCCAGTGAGATGCGCCGGTCGGTATCCGGCTTCACCCTGCCGGAAGGCCAGGCCTAA
- a CDS encoding CheR family methyltransferase, producing MQPSGVWALKPLAEMSQTEFRDWQTLLEERTGVVINEQRRAFLQTNLTARMRELEVADYATYYRQVTDGPRGAVEWATLLDRLTVQETRFFRHRPSFDVLESYLRGRLATDEGQQPWALWSVGCSSGEEPYSMAICAAEVLSDTESSRQFGVTGTDISLNALNKAREATYGARRLEQMDADLCERYFAAQADGRCKVVPDLAERICFAKLNVLELAKAPMTGMDVIFCQNLLIYFRRWRRREILNRLAERLAPGGMLVVGVGEVVGWQHPDLEPVADERVLAFTRKG from the coding sequence ATGCAGCCAAGCGGCGTCTGGGCCTTGAAACCCCTGGCCGAAATGTCGCAGACGGAGTTCCGCGACTGGCAGACCCTGCTGGAAGAGCGTACCGGGGTGGTGATCAACGAGCAGCGCCGGGCCTTTCTGCAGACCAACCTGACCGCGCGCATGCGCGAACTGGAAGTTGCCGACTACGCCACCTACTACCGCCAGGTGACCGATGGGCCGCGTGGCGCGGTGGAGTGGGCGACCCTGCTGGATCGTCTGACCGTGCAGGAAACCCGCTTCTTCCGTCATCGCCCGTCTTTCGATGTGCTGGAAAGTTATCTGCGCGGGCGTCTGGCCACCGATGAGGGCCAGCAGCCCTGGGCCCTGTGGAGCGTCGGCTGTTCCAGCGGCGAAGAGCCTTACTCGATGGCCATCTGCGCCGCCGAGGTGCTGAGCGATACCGAGAGCAGCCGGCAGTTCGGCGTGACCGGTACCGATATCAGCCTGAATGCGTTGAACAAGGCGCGCGAAGCGACATACGGCGCGCGCCGGCTGGAACAGATGGACGCGGATCTGTGCGAGCGTTACTTCGCCGCCCAGGCCGATGGCCGTTGCAAGGTAGTGCCTGACCTGGCGGAGCGCATCTGCTTCGCCAAGTTGAATGTGCTGGAACTGGCCAAGGCGCCAATGACCGGCATGGACGTAATTTTCTGTCAGAACCTGTTGATCTACTTCCGCCGCTGGCGGCGCCGCGAAATCCTCAATCGCCTGGCCGAGCGCCTGGCCCCTGGGGGCATGCTGGTTGTCGGGGTGGGGGAAGTGGTCGGTTGGCAGCATCCGGATCTGGAGCCGGTAGCTGACGAGCGGGTTCTGGCGTTTACCCGCAAGGGCTAA